The Hevea brasiliensis isolate MT/VB/25A 57/8 chromosome 1, ASM3005281v1, whole genome shotgun sequence genome has a window encoding:
- the LOC131179513 gene encoding uncharacterized protein LOC131179513, translated as MLRPCGIKGQKRKKREERYDKEEDEVEAEEQSIERAKRAMVEEKEMAMETSGKEEEELEGQTHEMAGIPIVPSDLKTKKPGLIFVLERASLEVAKVGKSYQILNSDDHANFLRKNNKNPADYRPDIVYQALLSILDSPVNKAGRLRAVYVKTDKGVLFEVKPHVRIPRTYKRFAGIMLQLLQQLSITAVGKREKLLRVIKNPVTQYLPVNSRKIGFSYSSEKLVKMNKYVAAVSDDVDIVFVVGAMAHGKIDCDYIDDFIAISGYPLSAAWCISRICEAVADKWDVL; from the exons ATGTTACGGCCATGTGGGATAAAGGGGCAGAAGCggaagaagagagaggagagatatGATAAAGAGGAAGATGAAGTGGAAGCCGAAGAGCAATCCATAGAAAGAGCGAAAAGAGCTATggttgaagaaaaagaaatggcTATGGAAACCAgcgggaaggaagaagaagaattagAAGGGCAAACACATGAAATGGCAGGCATCCCAATTGTTCCAAGTGATTTAAAAACAAAAAAGCCTGGGCTTATATTTGTGCTTGAGAGGGCCTCTTTGGAAGTTGCTAAAGTTGGAAAG AGTTACCAGATTTTGAATTCTGACGATCATGCAAATTTCTTGCGGAAAAATaacaaaaatccagctgattatAGGCCTGATATTGTTTATCAG GCTCTCCTATCAATATTAGATAGTCCAGTAAATAAGGCTGGGAGGTTGCGAGCTGTGTATGTGAAAACAGATAAGGGTGTTCTTTTTGAAGTTAAACCACATGTGCGTATACCAAGGACATATAAACGATTTGCTGGAATTATGT TGCAGCTGCTTCAGCAACTGAGTATAACTGCTGTTGGTAAGCGTGAGAAGCTTTTGCGTGTAATCAAGAATCCTGTGACCCAGTACCTGCCTGTCAACTCTCGTAAAATAG ggttctcatatagttCAGAAAAACTGGTTAAAATGAACAAGTATGTAGCTGCAGTCAGTGATGATGTGGATATTGTTTTTGTG GTTGGTGCAATGGCCCATGGAAAAATTGATTGTGATTATATAGATGATTTCATAGCAA TTTCTGGATATCCGCTGAGCGCTGCCTGGTGTATCTCAAGGATTTGTGAGGCTGTGGCTGACAAATGGGATGTATTGTAA